CGAGGCCGAGCGCGACGGCCTGGACAAGCCACCGGCCGGTGTCGGCCAGAGCGAGCACTGGCTCATCCGCCTCCTCGAGGCCATCCCCCTGAGCACCTGGGAGAGCGGCTTCGAGGCCACACCGGGGCAGCTCGTCGGCGCCGCCGCGCGGACGGACCACGCCATCGCCCTCACGGAGGGCTGGGCCCAGGCGCTCCGGTTGGGAGTCTCCTCCGCCTGGGCGATGGCCCTGCTCGGCTTCTGGACGCGCTGCGAGTCGAAGGTGCTCGACGCCGAGCGGGCCCAGACGCTGGCCATCTCCGTCATGGAGCAGCTCCCGCCCGCCGAGCGCGCCGCGCGCACCCTGCGCATCCTCCTGCGCTCCGAGTCCCTGCCCTCGTTGGACCGGGCCCTCGCGGTGACGTCCGCGCCGTGGCCGGCGGATCTCGGCCATGCCTGGCTCCAGTCCCTGCGCGAGCTGTACGACCCGAGCACCCGGGCCACGGCCCTTCTCGGCGCCCTGCGGAAGGCGTCCACCGCCCTGCCGCCGCAGTGCCTGCCCAACGCCGTGGATCCTCTCGTGCTGCCCTCACCGCTCCAGCGTTGGAACCCGGAGCTGAACCGCTTCCAGCAGACCGTCTCGCTGCGCCGCATCTTGTACGAGGAGTTGAAACCGTGACCGCTACCGCCCTTCTGCGCCAGCACGCCGAACAGCAGTACGCCGAGGAGCTGGCCGAGCTCGCCAAGGCCGATGACCGCCCGAAGCCCGAGGGCTGGAAGCTCTCGCCCTGGGCCGTGCGCACCTACCTGCTCGGCGGCCAGCTGCCGAGTGGCTTCAAGGTGGGAGCCAAGTACATCGGCAACGCGCGGCTGGTGGAGATCGCCGTGGCGACGCTCGCCACGGACCGGGCCCTGCTGCTCTACGGGGTGCCGGGCACCGCGAAGTCGTGGCTGAGCGAGCACCTCGCGGCGGCCATCTGCGGGGACTCGACGCTGCTGGTGCAGGGCACCGCCGGCACGGACGAGGCGTCCCTGCGCTACGGATGGAACTACGCGCGGCTGCTGGCCGAGGGCCCCTCGGAGAAGGCCATGGTGCCCAGCCCGGTGATGAGGGCCATGCGCGAGGGCAAGCTGGCGCGCATCGAGGAGCTGACGCGCATGCCGGGCGAGGTGCAGGACGCCCTGATCACCCTGCTGAGCGAGAAGACGCTGCCCGTGCCCGAGCTGTCCAGCGAGGTGCAGGCCCACGCGGGCTTCAA
This is a stretch of genomic DNA from Archangium violaceum. It encodes these proteins:
- a CDS encoding DUF5691 domain-containing protein, giving the protein MLREAFELLARARRRLPPELLPRVLGLKERALRVAAEPVLGERGLWLAHQNPEWRSDTDTPAVDPADAERVWTEGTPEERRAALVQARSTDPAKARAWLQATWAQEKAEHRARFLACLDVGLSPEDESLLELGRKDRAAAVREVARYLLARLPESAFARRMLERARAVLTWEKPATLRVHFPDKWDAEAERDGLDKPPAGVGQSEHWLIRLLEAIPLSTWESGFEATPGQLVGAAARTDHAIALTEGWAQALRLGVSSAWAMALLGFWTRCESKVLDAERAQTLAISVMEQLPPAERAARTLRILLRSESLPSLDRALAVTSAPWPADLGHAWLQSLRELYDPSTRATALLGALRKASTALPPQCLPNAVDPLVLPSPLQRWNPELNRFQQTVSLRRILYEELKP
- a CDS encoding ATP-binding protein, giving the protein MTATALLRQHAEQQYAEELAELAKADDRPKPEGWKLSPWAVRTYLLGGQLPSGFKVGAKYIGNARLVEIAVATLATDRALLLYGVPGTAKSWLSEHLAAAICGDSTLLVQGTAGTDEASLRYGWNYARLLAEGPSEKAMVPSPVMRAMREGKLARIEELTRMPGEVQDALITLLSEKTLPVPELSSEVQAHAGFNVIATANNRDRGVNELSSALLRRFNTVVLPVPDSLEQEVEIVEKRVAELGRTLALPAEKPALEEIRRVVTLFRELRGGATTDGATKLKTPSGSLSTAEIISVVNGGLAMAGYYGDGVLRAPDMAAGLTGAIVKDPVQDRVVWLEYLKTVVKEREGWKDLYRACMEVL